One genomic segment of Synchiropus splendidus isolate RoL2022-P1 chromosome 16, RoL_Sspl_1.0, whole genome shotgun sequence includes these proteins:
- the ccdc32 gene encoding coiled-coil domain-containing protein 32 produces the protein MLDDFENQDVRSSVELWSQICSSLPEMKPDETLESQTEFNDSFRPTTPASNGADANPSSGKWEPMEDSEIYIASLENRLKKLKGQASDVTSRDMLRSLSQAKKECWDRFLHDAQTSELFQGSDMDESALEHFKRWLIPEKVAISAEELEYLLRPSQSQEHEVKQEDTKQENLEDETHSPEK, from the exons ATGCTCGACGACTTTGAGAACCAGGATGTCCGGTCCAGTGTGGAGCTGTGGTCCCAAATCTGCTCGAGTTTGCCGGAGATGAAACCAGATGAGACTCTGGAGAGCCAGACCGAATTTAACGACTCATTCCGTCCAACAACACCAGCCTCTAACGGAGCAGACGCCAATCCGTCCAGCGGGAAGTGGGAGCCCATGGAGGACTCGGAGATCTACATCGCCAGTTTAG AGAATCGCTTGAAGAAACTGAAAGGTCAGGCCAGCGACGTGACTTCCAGAGACATGTTGCGATCCTTGTCTCAGGCCAAGAAGGAATGCTGGGATCGATTCCTGCACGACGCTCAGACCTCCGAGCTCTTCCAGGGCAGCGACATGGACGAGAG CGCTCTGGAGCACTTCAAAAGGTGGCTGATTCCCGAGAAGGTAGCCATCAGCGCGGAGGAGCTGGAATATCTGCTGAGGCCCAGCCAGAGTCAGGAGCATGAAGTGAAGCAGGAGGACACGAAGCAGGAGAACCTGGAGGATGAGACTCACAGTCCAGAGAAATGA